Proteins found in one Candidatus Methylomirabilis sp. genomic segment:
- a CDS encoding Fe-Mn family superoxide dismutase, giving the protein MAYEWKLKTRPYSDDEAKKLLTSVISPETTDWHYNTHHKGYVTALNNIEKGLEGADRAAANGNYSIIGELKRRLTWNHSGTLLHDVYWEVMGGDGDPKKGPDVLRAVEKEFGTFDAWKADFKATAISAKLSGWALLAHDSLLSGRLLNVLVDEHQYGAIWGGIPLIACDVFEHAYYHKDGPGRAKYIDNFIAHLHWGRINDRFRKLTR; this is encoded by the coding sequence TGGCCTACGAATGGAAACTCAAGACGCGGCCCTACTCGGATGATGAGGCGAAGAAACTCCTCACCAGCGTGATCAGCCCCGAGACGACCGACTGGCACTACAACACGCACCACAAGGGCTACGTCACCGCCCTGAACAACATCGAGAAGGGCCTGGAGGGCGCCGACCGGGCGGCGGCCAATGGCAACTACAGCATCATCGGCGAGCTGAAGCGGCGTCTCACCTGGAACCACTCCGGGACGCTGCTCCACGACGTCTACTGGGAGGTCATGGGGGGCGACGGGGACCCGAAGAAGGGCCCCGACGTGCTGCGGGCCGTCGAGAAGGAGTTCGGCACCTTCGACGCCTGGAAGGCGGACTTCAAGGCCACGGCCATCTCTGCGAAGCTCTCCGGGTGGGCCCTCCTGGCCCACGACAGCCTCCTGTCCGGACGGCTCCTCAATGTTCTCGTGGATGAGCACCAGTACGGCGCCATCTGGGGGGGGATCCCGCTCATCGCCTGCGATGTCTTCGAACACGCCTACTACCACAAGGACGGACCGGGGCGGGCGAAATACATTGACAACTTCATCGCGCACCTGCACTGGGGGAGGATCAACGACCGCTTCCGGAAGCTCACCCGGTAG